One Actinomycetospora corticicola genomic window, GGTCACCGAGATCGACCGGCACCCGACGCACGACCTCGACACGATCTCCGTGGTCGCCCCGCTGCTGCCGTCGCCCTGGATCACCGACCGGGCGAGCGGCGAGCTGATCGGCGTGCGCTACTCCCGCGAACGCCAGGTGATCCGCCCGCTGACCGAGCCGTTCGCCCGGGTCCTCTCCGCGCTGGAGGGGCTCGCCGACGGTGACCTCGGCGCCGTCTCCTCGGACCGGTCCGGTCGGTTCTGGGTGGCGTCGTTCGCCGACGACCGCGACCCGTCGTCGTGGCTCTACGACGACCGCACCGGCCGGGCGCAGCTCCTCCTTCGCCCCCTCGGGCGCCTCGACCCGGCGGCGCTGGCCCCCACCCAGGCGGTGTCGATCACCGCGCGGGACGGGCTGGAGCTGCCGACCTACCTCACGGCACCGGTCGGGTTCGACCCCGAGGAGCACGCGGCGCCGCCGATGGTCCTCATGCCGCACGGCGGGCCCTGGTTCCGCGACCTGTGGAGCCTCGACCTGCAGTCCCAGTACTTCGTCAGCCGCGGCTACACGGTGCTGCGGCCGCAGTTCCGCGGGTCGACGGGGTTCGGCCGCCGACACCTGCAGGCCGCGATGGGGGAGTTCGCGGGCGCGATGCACGACGACCTGGTCGACGCGGTCGAGTGGGCCGTGACCCACGGCTACGCCGACCCGTCCCGGGTCGCGATCTTCGGCGGGTCCTACGGCGGGTACGCCACGCTGGTCGGGGTGACGTTCACGCCGCACCTCTTCGCGGCCGCCGTCGACTACGTGGGGGTGTCGGACCTGGCGGCCACCATGCGCAGCTTCCCCGAGGCGGTACGGCCGGGGCTCCGGCACAACTTCCACCGCTACGTCGGCGACCCGGACGACCCGGAGCAGCTCGCCGACATGCTCGCGCGGTCCCCGATCTCGCACCTCGACCGCGTCGAGACGCCCCTCATGATCTTCCAGGGGGCGAACGACGTGCGGGTGAAGCAGTCGGAGTCCGACAACGTCGTCGAGCGGCTCCGCGACCGCGGGGTGGAGGTGGCCTACCGGGTCTTCGCCGACGAGGGGCACGCCTTCGTCAACCCCGAGAACCTCATGACGATGTTCCGGGAGGCGGGGGAGTTCCTGGCGCAGCATCTCGGCGGGCGGCCCTGACCCGACCGAGCGCCCGCAGCCGCCGGAGGACGTCGAGCTGGGCGGGGTTGAACACCTCCGCCGAGACCTGCTCGACCGTCCTCCGGTAGTGCTGCGGGTCGGACGCCCCGAGGCGGTCGATGCCGGGGAAGCGTTCGCGGAGGACGTGGAGGTCCTCCAGCATCCGCCGCGCGAGGTCGTCCCGCGCGTTCTCGTCGGCGTCCGGCGGCAGCGCGTCGAACTCGTCGTCGGTCGCCGACCGGGCGTCGTCGGTCAGCAGCTCCGCGTAGACGCTGCGCTGGTCCGCGGGCAGCAGCCGGCCCATCACCGTCGCGAAGCGCCGGTCGGGCTCGGAGAGCGTGGCGGCCTTCCCGACGACGGCGAACTCGGCCGGGAGGTCGGTCGGCAGCCGCGCCTCGAGCATCGCCGCGACCTCCTCGCGCACCTCCTGCAGCCGCTCGATCTGCGCGACGAGGTCGGCGTCGAGGGCCCGCAGCGCCTCCTCCGGGTGCTCGTCGGCGTCGCCGAGCTCGGCGATCTGGGCCAGCCCGAAGCCGAGCCCCACGAGCCGGGTGATGCGCAGCAGGCGGATCAGGTGGGTCACGCCGTACTGCTTGTAGCCGTTCGACCGCCGCTCGGGCTCCGGGAGGAGCCCGACGTCGTGGTAGTGCCGCACGCTGCGCAGGCTCGTGCCGGCGAGGTCGGCGATCTCCCGGGTGCTCCAGGTCATCGGCTGCTCCGAGCGGCCACCCGCGCGGGGGTGACGAGACGGTGGGTGGTCCGGCGGAAGGCCCAGAAGACCACGAGGCTGACCAGCGCCGTCAAGGGGACGCCGAGGACGATCCGCGCGGTGGCGAGGCCCGCGACCGACCCCGTCCACCACAGCAGGCCGCTGACCAGCGCCCGCGCCCCGAACATGGCCGCGACGGCGAGCGTGGCGAGATCGTGCGCGCGGCGCGACGGCCGGTCGGAGCGCCACGGGTGGCCACCACCGTGCAGCGCGTTCCAGAGCAGCCCGGTCACGGGCCGGCCGACCACGAACGACGCCGCGGTGGGCCCGAACAGGAGCGCGGACGTGACGATGCCGACGAGGAAGAAGTCGGTCGCCGAGCCGGTCCACAGGGCGATCCCGGCCGCGACCGCCACGCCGAGGATCCCGCCGAGCGCGGCCGCGGTCTCCTCGCCCCGGAGCTTGCGGATCACCCCGAACACCAGCGCGACGCCGAGCGCGACCCCCGCGGTCACCGGCAGGCTCGTGACGTTCGTCAGGACGGCGAACACGACCTGGGGCAGCCCGGTGCCGACGATGCCCCACCAGCCGCCGAGGCGGTCGAGTACGGTCAGGTGTGGTGTCTCGGTGAGCATGCCCGGCAGGACACGCCATGCCGTCGCGGCACACTCAAGGTGGCTTCGCCCCGTGAGTACTTTTCCGTGCCCCAGCACGGATGACTACTCACAGGGCCGCAGGCCACCCAGCGCCACGTACGCCGCCACCGCGGCCTCGACCAGGTCGCCGCGCACCTCCGGGTCCTCGTCGATCCGCTCCGCGAACCGTCGGACGACGCCGGTGATCGCCTCCGAGACGTGCATCGGTGCCATGACGGGCGCCGCCCGACCCTCGGCCGCCAGGCGGGTGAGGAACCGGGCGTTGCGCCGGTGCACGCGGTCGAGCAGCTCGGCCTGCACCGAGGAGTACGCGGGGTCGGTGCGCGCGAGCTGGGCGAGGACCTCGAGCACCCGGCGGTGGCGCACCGTGAGATCGAGGTAGTCGGTGATGGCCCGTCGGGCGATGGCCAGGGGGTCGGCGGTGTCCCGGATCTCCTGCGCGGCCAGGACGTCGTCGCGGACCCGGGCGACCAGCGCGGCCACCACGTCGGCCTTGCCGCCCGGGAAGTGCGCGTAGACCGTCGGGCGCGTGACCCCGGCGGCCTCCGCCAGCTCGCCGACCGACGCCGCGTCCACGCCGCGGCGCACGAGTACGCCCTCCGCACCCGCGAGGATCGCCTCGCGGGTGCTGACCGGGTGGCTCACCGGGTGGCTCACCGGGTGTCGACGATCGTCCGGCGCGGCGGCAGCGGACCGTCGGCCGCGTCGAGGGCGGCGAGCACGACGGCGGCGGTGTCGGCCGGGTCGATCACGTCGTCGATCTCCACCACCTCGGCGGCCGACAGGGCCTTGCCCTGCTCGTAGAGGGCCGCGACGAGCTCGTCGTAGCGGGCCTGCCGCGACCCGTCGTCGGGAAGGGCGGCCAGTTCCTTCGCGTAGCCGAGGCGCACCGCGCCCTCGAGCCCCATCCCGCCGAACTCGCCGCTCGGCCACGCGACCGTCGCCACCGGCACCCGCATCGACCCGCCGGCCATCGCCATCGCGCCGAGTCCGTAGGCCTTGCGCAGGACGACGCACACCACCGGGACCCGGAGGTTCGCGCCGGTCACGAACATCCGCGAGAAACGCCGGACCGTCGCGGTGGCCTCGGCGTCGGGACCGACCATGAAGCCCGGGGTGTCGCACAGCGAGACCACCGGCAGCCCGCGGGCGTCGCAGAGCTGCAGGAACCGCGCCGCCTTCTCCGCGGCCTCCGCGTCGATCGCGCCGCCGAGCCGACGCGGGTCGTTCGCCATCAGCCCGATGGGCCGCCCCGCCAGCCGCGCGAACGCCGTCACGACCCCGACCCCGTACCGCGGCCGCAGCTCCAGCACCGACCCCGAGTCGACCAGCGCGTCGACCGCCGCCCGGACGTCGTAGACGCGCAGCCGGTTCTCCGGGACGACGTGGCGGAGCCGCCGCTGGTCGGGTCGCTCGCCGGGGACGACGCGGTCGAGCGCGAGGTAGCGCCGGGCCACCCCGACCGCGGCCGCCTCGTCGTCGACCAGCACGTCGACGACGCCGTTCGGGACCTGGACGGCCGTCGGCCCGACGTCGTGCGGGTCGACCTCGCCCAGCCCGCCGCCCGCGATCATGGCCGGGCCGCCCATCCCGAGGTTCGCGCCCTCGACCGCGACGACGAGGTCGGCGCAGCCGGCGAGCGCGGCATTCCCGGCGAAGCAGTACCCGGCGACCACGGCCACCGTCGGGACCCGCCCCGAGAGCTGCGCGAACAGGGCGAACGTCGGGACGTCGAGCTGGGCGACCGCGATCGTGTCGGTCTCCCCGGGCCGTCCGCCGCCGCCCTCGGCGAACAGGACGACGGGCAGGTCGTGGTCGAGCGCGAGCTGCAGGGCGCGGTCGGTCTTGGCGTGCGAGAGGACGCCCTGGGTGCCGGCGAGGACGGTGTAGTCGTAGGCGAGGACCACCACGCGCCGGCCGTCGACGGCGCCGATCCCGGTGACGATCCCGTCCGCCGGGGTGCGTTCCCGCAGGTCCTGCAGCGTGCGCCGCTTCCGCTGCGCGGCCACGGCGAAGGCGCCGTACTCGACGAACGTGCCCTCGTCGCAGAGGTCGGCCACGTTCTCGCGGGCGGTGCGTCGACCGGCGTCCCGACGGCGGGTCACGGCGGCCGGGCGGGCCTCGTCGGCGGTGAGGCGGCGCCGGTCGAGCACCTCGGCCAGGTCGGGGCGGACGTGGTCGGGGTCGACGTCGGCGTTCTCGGCTGCGGCGGTGTCGTGGTCCCCGGGCTCCAGCAGCGCGAGCACGTCGCCCTCGGCCACGACGTCCCCGACCGCGACCCGCACGGCCGTGACCGTGCCGCCCGCCGGTGCACCGAGGACGTGCTCCATCTTCATCGCCTCGAGCACGACGACGGGTGCGCCGGCGGCGACGGTGTGTCCGGGCTCGGCCTCGACCGCGACGACGGTGCCGGCCATCTCCGCCCGGAGCGCCGCGCCTTCCTGCCCGTCCGGCGTGAGGGGAACCCTCGTGCCGATAGAGCGCTCGGATCCTCCCCTCACGATCTCGGGGAGCAGCCGCTCGACCAGTCCTGTGTCGGGCGCGAGCACCTCCGGGCGGGCGAGGAGCGCCCGCAGCACCGGGATCGTCGTCGGGACCCCGTCGAGGTCGAACGTCGCGAGCGCCCGGTCGAGGTGGGCGAGGGCGCGGGGCAGGTCGGCGTCGTGCACCACGACCTTGGCGAGCAGCGAGTCGTACCGCGGGTCGACGACGAGCCCCGCCCGACCGTGCGTGTCCACCCGCACGCCCCGCCCGGACGGCGGCGTGAAGCGGGTGAGCGTGCCCGCCGTGCTGCGCACCGAGGCGTCGGCGCCGAGCGTCTCGGCGCACACCCGGGCCTGGACGGCCACGCCGCGTGGGACCGTCGGGAGGGCGAGGTCGGCGAGCCGGGCCCCGTCGGCGACCCGGAGGGCGGCCACCACGAGGTCGACGCCGAGCACCTCCTCGGTGACCGTGTGCTCCACCTGCAGACGCGGGTTGACCTCGAGGAACGCGACCTCGGCGCCGGCGACGAGGAACTCGACGGTCGCGAGTCCCCGGAGCTCGGTGGAGGTACCGAGGGCGTGTGCGTGCTCGTGGAGCCGGGCCCGGACGTCGTCGGGGAGGTCCGGCGCCGGAGCGATCTCCACCATCTTCTGGTGCCGACGCTGCAGGCTGCAGTCGCGGTCGGCGAGCACCACGACCTCGCGGGAGTCGCCGAGCAGCTGCACCTCGACGTGCCGCGCACCCTCGAGGTAGCGCTCGACGAACACCCGGTCGTCGCCGAACGCGGCCTTGGCCTCCGCGGCCGCCGCCCGGCGGGCCTCGTCGAGCTCGGTCCGGTCCCGGACGACTCGCATGCCCCGCCCGCCCCCGCCGGACACGGCCTTCACGACGACGGGTGTGGTGCCATCGTCGTCGAGGACCGGCACGCCGAGCTCCGCCGCGCGCTCGCGCGCCCGGGCCTTGTCGCCGAACTCCTCGAGCGTGGCGGGGGAGGGGCCGACGAACACGATCCCGGCGTCCTCGCAGGCACGGGCCAGCGCCGGGTTCTCGGAGAGGAACCCGTAGCCGGGGTGCACCGCGTCGGCGCCGGCCTCCTTCGCCGCCGCAATAACCACGTCGACGTCGAGGTACGCGGCAGGCCCGGTGCCGGGGAGCCGCAACCCCCGTGGCAGGAAAGCGTCGTTGCTTGCATCCAGTGGCAGGAAAGCCACACCGTCGGGCGCCGGCTCGTCCGCGGCGTGCACGAACACCGCCTCGAGCCCGAGCGCCGCGACGGCGTCGGCGATCCGGACGGCGATCTCCCCGCGGTTGGCGATCAGCACACGGCGCACGGTCAGCTCCTCCTCGATGTGGCCTGCGGCCCCGTGAGCAGACATCCGTGTCCGGACACGGATGTCTGCTCACAGGCCGGAGGCACCTGCGCGGGTGATGCGGATGCCGGCGGCCTCGCGGTCCCACGTGGCCGGACCGACCCCGGCGTCGCGCAGGAGGTTCTTCTGCACCTTGTGGGTCGGGGTCTTCGGCAGGGCGTCGGCGATCTCGACGTAGCGCGGCACCATGAAGTAGGGGAGCCGGTCGACGAGGAAGGCGGTGAGCTCGACCGGGTCGAGCCCGGCGTCGGGCTGGAGCACGACGACGACCTTGATCTCGTCCTCGCTGAGTTCCGACGGCACGGCGACGACGGCGGCCTCGGCGACGGCCGGGTGCTCGGTGACGGTGCGCTCGACCTCGAAGCTCGACACGTTCTCGCCGCGGCGGCGCAACGAGTCCTTCATCCGGTCGCAGAAGTAGAAGCGTCCGGCCTCGTCGGCGCGGAAGGCGTCGCCGGTGTGCAGCCACCCGTCGCGGACGACGC contains:
- a CDS encoding S9 family peptidase; this encodes MTRSSVQTQPVSVEDLFAPPERGRPSISPDGRRLAFLAPWRSRLNVWVVELSGDGQVDLDDARRVTADDHRPVIDVRWTADPRHLLYLQDDDGDENHHVFRVDLDDPDADAVDLTPFPGARVWEMVEVPGLPGSVVVSLNHVDPARIDLCELDVATGELTVLAEGGDGASWFVTSRRELYEVAVTEAGWELRQGLPDGGRRVVTTFAGDDHPYGPMTRPAPDGASLWFGTYGDHDQLAPARLDLATGEVTEIDRHPTHDLDTISVVAPLLPSPWITDRASGELIGVRYSRERQVIRPLTEPFARVLSALEGLADGDLGAVSSDRSGRFWVASFADDRDPSSWLYDDRTGRAQLLLRPLGRLDPAALAPTQAVSITARDGLELPTYLTAPVGFDPEEHAAPPMVLMPHGGPWFRDLWSLDLQSQYFVSRGYTVLRPQFRGSTGFGRRHLQAAMGEFAGAMHDDLVDAVEWAVTHGYADPSRVAIFGGSYGGYATLVGVTFTPHLFAAAVDYVGVSDLAATMRSFPEAVRPGLRHNFHRYVGDPDDPEQLADMLARSPISHLDRVETPLMIFQGANDVRVKQSESDNVVERLRDRGVEVAYRVFADEGHAFVNPENLMTMFREAGEFLAQHLGGRP
- a CDS encoding MerR family transcriptional regulator; this encodes MTWSTREIADLAGTSLRSVRHYHDVGLLPEPERRSNGYKQYGVTHLIRLLRITRLVGLGFGLAQIAELGDADEHPEEALRALDADLVAQIERLQEVREEVAAMLEARLPTDLPAEFAVVGKAATLSEPDRRFATVMGRLLPADQRSVYAELLTDDARSATDDEFDALPPDADENARDDLARRMLEDLHVLRERFPGIDRLGASDPQHYRRTVEQVSAEVFNPAQLDVLRRLRALGRVRAARRDAAPGTPPPPGTSS
- a CDS encoding DUF3159 domain-containing protein, which gives rise to MLTETPHLTVLDRLGGWWGIVGTGLPQVVFAVLTNVTSLPVTAGVALGVALVFGVIRKLRGEETAAALGGILGVAVAAGIALWTGSATDFFLVGIVTSALLFGPTAASFVVGRPVTGLLWNALHGGGHPWRSDRPSRRAHDLATLAVAAMFGARALVSGLLWWTGSVAGLATARIVLGVPLTALVSLVVFWAFRRTTHRLVTPARVAARSSR
- a CDS encoding TetR family transcriptional regulator; this encodes MSHPVSHPVSTREAILAGAEGVLVRRGVDAASVGELAEAAGVTRPTVYAHFPGGKADVVAALVARVRDDVLAAQEIRDTADPLAIARRAITDYLDLTVRHRRVLEVLAQLARTDPAYSSVQAELLDRVHRRNARFLTRLAAEGRAAPVMAPMHVSEAITGVVRRFAERIDEDPEVRGDLVEAAVAAYVALGGLRPCE
- a CDS encoding carboxyl transferase domain-containing protein, producing MRRVLIANRGEIAVRIADAVAALGLEAVFVHAADEPAPDGVAFLPLDASNDAFLPRGLRLPGTGPAAYLDVDVVIAAAKEAGADAVHPGYGFLSENPALARACEDAGIVFVGPSPATLEEFGDKARARERAAELGVPVLDDDGTTPVVVKAVSGGGGRGMRVVRDRTELDEARRAAAAEAKAAFGDDRVFVERYLEGARHVEVQLLGDSREVVVLADRDCSLQRRHQKMVEIAPAPDLPDDVRARLHEHAHALGTSTELRGLATVEFLVAGAEVAFLEVNPRLQVEHTVTEEVLGVDLVVAALRVADGARLADLALPTVPRGVAVQARVCAETLGADASVRSTAGTLTRFTPPSGRGVRVDTHGRAGLVVDPRYDSLLAKVVVHDADLPRALAHLDRALATFDLDGVPTTIPVLRALLARPEVLAPDTGLVERLLPEIVRGGSERSIGTRVPLTPDGQEGAALRAEMAGTVVAVEAEPGHTVAAGAPVVVLEAMKMEHVLGAPAGGTVTAVRVAVGDVVAEGDVLALLEPGDHDTAAAENADVDPDHVRPDLAEVLDRRRLTADEARPAAVTRRRDAGRRTARENVADLCDEGTFVEYGAFAVAAQRKRRTLQDLRERTPADGIVTGIGAVDGRRVVVLAYDYTVLAGTQGVLSHAKTDRALQLALDHDLPVVLFAEGGGGRPGETDTIAVAQLDVPTFALFAQLSGRVPTVAVVAGYCFAGNAALAGCADLVVAVEGANLGMGGPAMIAGGGLGEVDPHDVGPTAVQVPNGVVDVLVDDEAAAVGVARRYLALDRVVPGERPDQRRLRHVVPENRLRVYDVRAAVDALVDSGSVLELRPRYGVGVVTAFARLAGRPIGLMANDPRRLGGAIDAEAAEKAARFLQLCDARGLPVVSLCDTPGFMVGPDAEATATVRRFSRMFVTGANLRVPVVCVVLRKAYGLGAMAMAGGSMRVPVATVAWPSGEFGGMGLEGAVRLGYAKELAALPDDGSRQARYDELVAALYEQGKALSAAEVVEIDDVIDPADTAAVVLAALDAADGPLPPRRTIVDTR